A DNA window from Methanooceanicella nereidis contains the following coding sequences:
- a CDS encoding tetratricopeptide repeat protein, translating into MKNQGVEFPMSDVEEKRDKKSPGASELLSRGLEMVSLGKMPESIPFFDEAIKADPEYGEAYNCKGLVLMELGKLEEAFECFEYATRISPDNSKFWYSKSLLFRKLDMSEDESQACLNAIRLNPRHIQAWRGRAQALARTGELTESISCLEKALEVEPFNEELWYLKGSYELILGESHAALRSFNKAIEINPDSARSWRGKAEAMAIIGDFEESYRCYDRSIRIDPGMAESYYGKGRVLVREGKYEDAIDIFGRAIEMFPEFVEAWFYRGWAFDRIGNVSKALENYDAAIELAPDSELVWYTKGVLLAKLEKYPEAIDCFDKAIDIFPRHAGAWYRKGLILSILGNNDEAAQCINKAIDIDPEIYEMIKDGLENISA; encoded by the coding sequence ATGAAAAATCAGGGCGTTGAGTTCCCGATGAGCGATGTTGAGGAAAAGAGGGATAAAAAGAGCCCCGGTGCGAGCGAGCTATTGAGCAGGGGCCTGGAGATGGTAAGCCTGGGCAAGATGCCCGAATCCATACCATTTTTCGACGAGGCTATTAAGGCCGATCCCGAGTACGGTGAGGCATATAATTGTAAAGGGCTGGTGCTCATGGAACTCGGCAAGCTTGAAGAAGCGTTCGAATGTTTCGAGTATGCGACAAGAATATCTCCGGATAACTCGAAGTTTTGGTATAGTAAAAGCCTTCTTTTCAGAAAGCTTGACATGTCCGAGGATGAATCGCAGGCCTGCCTTAATGCGATACGTCTGAATCCCCGGCATATCCAGGCATGGCGGGGCCGTGCACAGGCTCTCGCAAGGACCGGGGAATTGACCGAATCGATATCATGCCTTGAAAAAGCCCTGGAGGTCGAGCCTTTTAACGAGGAGCTATGGTACCTTAAGGGCTCATACGAATTGATACTTGGCGAGTCTCATGCAGCTCTTCGCTCTTTTAATAAAGCCATTGAGATAAACCCCGATAGTGCCCGCTCATGGCGCGGCAAGGCCGAGGCAATGGCGATAATAGGGGATTTTGAAGAGTCATACAGGTGCTATGACAGATCGATACGTATCGATCCGGGAATGGCGGAATCTTATTATGGAAAAGGCAGGGTATTGGTCCGGGAAGGAAAATACGAGGACGCTATTGATATCTTCGGCAGGGCTATCGAAATGTTCCCGGAATTCGTGGAAGCATGGTTCTACAGGGGATGGGCGTTCGACAGGATAGGAAATGTCTCGAAAGCTTTAGAGAATTATGACGCGGCCATCGAGCTCGCGCCTGACAGCGAGCTAGTGTGGTATACAAAAGGCGTGCTTCTGGCGAAACTTGAAAAATATCCGGAGGCTATTGATTGCTTTGATAAGGCAATAGATATATTCCCGCGCCACGCGGGAGCATGGTATCGTAAGGGCCTGATATTGAGCATACTCGGGAACAATGATGAAGCCGCACAGTGTATAAATAAGGCTATTGATATAGACCCTGAGATATATGAGATGATCAAGGATGGGCTGGAAAACATAAGTGCGTGA
- the deoC gene encoding deoxyribose-phosphate aldolase, giving the protein MDKKDLAKYIDHTNVRPYASEKDILKLCDEAIKYGFASACVASCWVPLAREKLSGSGVRVCSVVGFPFGAEIYHTKAFEAKTAVASGADEIDAVINIGYLKSGRLDYMASELSGIVEASGNATVKIIIETCYLTPDEIIQASKLVRNSGAAFVKTSTGYGPSGARLEDVELIKTEVPGIRIKASGGIRTLEDANKFINAGASRIGTSAGPTIVEDL; this is encoded by the coding sequence ATGGATAAAAAAGACCTCGCAAAGTACATCGACCATACGAACGTTCGGCCTTATGCCAGCGAAAAGGATATTTTAAAGCTATGTGACGAGGCCATAAAGTACGGCTTCGCATCGGCTTGCGTGGCCTCATGCTGGGTGCCGCTGGCGCGAGAAAAGCTATCGGGGAGCGGGGTCAGGGTATGTTCAGTGGTCGGCTTTCCGTTCGGGGCGGAAATATATCATACAAAAGCCTTCGAGGCTAAAACTGCCGTAGCGAGCGGGGCTGACGAGATCGATGCTGTCATCAACATAGGCTACTTAAAATCCGGAAGGCTCGACTATATGGCGAGCGAACTATCCGGGATAGTGGAAGCATCGGGAAACGCGACGGTAAAGATCATCATCGAGACATGCTATCTTACTCCGGATGAGATCATCCAGGCGAGCAAACTTGTCAGAAACTCCGGGGCAGCATTTGTTAAAACGTCTACGGGATACGGCCCGTCCGGAGCAAGGCTTGAAGATGTGGAATTAATTAAAACCGAAGTTCCTGGAATCAGGATAAAGGCATCGGGCGGCATTCGTACGCTGGAGGACGCGAATAAGTTCATAAATGCAGGCGCTTCTAGAATTGGCACCAGTGCAGGGCCGACGATAGTTGAAGATCTGTAA
- a CDS encoding complex I subunit 5 family protein translates to MNDYLALAPIILPILGALATLIIGKYSEKVQDIFLVSYSIFLFIMNAAYLVLLENGRIEPLSYGPILLDGVGMVITCLICFIGTLVIFYSFSYKDKKHYDNTYFIAYLLLIGMMSGLANTYNVIVMLVFLEAATVISAVLILFGRTKKAIKATMVYLAISIVEVILVIYGSFILFIQGGTLNLLELNTFNIAPGDQFLLAMLFFFGFGTKAGLIPLGLIWLPSAHAEAPPPISATMSGILVKSSVIAVVKAIYIFYPMIGFGTIVLIVAGFGILNILIGVIMAILQEDIKRLLAYHTISQIGYIIVGLGIATPDAVYGALFHITNHMLFKGCLFLITGAIILRINKRKIHQMGGLLKQMPLTAICFLIASLAMSGFPLLNGSVSKAILHDAAIEAGYPLFATLMTIGSVLTFLCLIHAFYVMFMGKPVEEFKNVSDPPAYMMIPILILTGLCIVLGLYPDLLSGVLEYSAHMLSSIARP, encoded by the coding sequence ATGAACGACTATCTTGCCCTTGCACCGATAATACTGCCTATTCTTGGAGCCCTGGCCACACTCATCATAGGAAAATATTCAGAGAAGGTCCAGGACATCTTTCTGGTATCATACTCCATTTTCCTGTTCATCATGAACGCCGCATACCTGGTTTTGCTGGAGAACGGCAGGATCGAGCCTTTGTCATACGGGCCGATATTGCTGGATGGCGTGGGCATGGTGATCACATGCCTCATATGCTTCATAGGCACGCTCGTGATCTTTTACTCGTTCTCATATAAGGATAAGAAACATTACGATAATACTTATTTCATCGCATATTTACTCCTGATAGGCATGATGTCGGGGCTGGCCAACACATATAACGTCATCGTCATGCTCGTTTTCCTCGAGGCGGCGACAGTGATAAGCGCCGTGCTGATATTGTTCGGCAGGACAAAGAAGGCGATAAAAGCGACAATGGTGTACCTCGCGATAAGTATCGTTGAGGTGATACTTGTCATATACGGGTCTTTCATCCTTTTCATACAGGGCGGCACGCTCAACCTTCTTGAACTTAACACGTTTAATATCGCCCCCGGCGACCAGTTTTTGCTGGCAATGCTGTTCTTCTTCGGCTTTGGCACAAAGGCAGGTCTCATACCGCTTGGTCTCATATGGCTTCCGTCAGCCCATGCCGAGGCGCCGCCCCCGATCAGTGCCACGATGTCAGGCATACTTGTCAAGTCAAGCGTCATAGCCGTAGTAAAGGCTATCTACATATTTTATCCCATGATAGGGTTCGGTACTATAGTGCTAATAGTCGCCGGCTTCGGCATCCTGAACATACTCATCGGCGTCATAATGGCAATATTGCAGGAGGATATTAAGCGGCTTCTCGCATACCATACGATCAGCCAGATCGGCTACATCATAGTGGGACTGGGCATCGCGACGCCTGACGCCGTGTACGGCGCGCTCTTCCATATCACGAACCACATGCTCTTCAAAGGATGTCTTTTCCTTATCACGGGAGCTATCATTTTACGCATAAATAAGAGAAAGATCCACCAGATGGGCGGCCTTTTAAAACAGATGCCGCTGACCGCGATCTGTTTCCTTATAGCGTCTCTGGCCATGTCCGGTTTCCCGCTGCTGAACGGGAGCGTAAGTAAGGCCATACTTCATGATGCCGCCATCGAAGCAGGCTATCCTCTGTTTGCCACGCTAATGACGATAGGCAGCGTATTGACGTTTTTATGCCTGATACACGCGTTCTATGTGATGTTCATGGGCAAGCCGGTGGAAGAATTTAAGAACGTGTCAGACCCCCCGGCATATATGATGATCCCGATACTCATACTGACAGGGCTTTGCATAGTGCTGGGCTTATACCCGGACCTATTGTCAGGCGTTCTGGAATACTCGGCCCATATGCTGTCCTCTATCGCACGCCCGTGA
- a CDS encoding DUF2085 domain-containing protein, which yields MIDLKMLIYDIILASYIIISVLIFVPPVLLSITSSDPGYLSLSDSIHTFFSPLCHQLPWRSIFLNDIKMPVCARCTSIYIATALGLLFFRLKGFGTKEFKMNWILFGLLFVPTGIDGVTQLFGLRESTNELRIIAGFPYGLGYALLMVWALPFIWALLELIWDIVSRKDDKTVNGVVKRLKDMVWPIK from the coding sequence ATGATAGACTTAAAAATGTTAATCTATGACATAATACTTGCATCTTATATCATTATAAGCGTTCTAATATTCGTTCCCCCGGTACTGCTCTCCATAACATCCTCGGATCCGGGATATCTTTCATTATCGGACTCAATACACACATTCTTCTCCCCGCTGTGCCATCAGCTCCCGTGGAGATCGATATTCTTAAACGACATTAAAATGCCGGTGTGCGCACGCTGCACGTCGATCTACATCGCCACGGCCCTGGGTCTATTATTCTTCAGGCTGAAAGGCTTCGGGACAAAGGAATTCAAGATGAACTGGATCCTTTTCGGCTTACTATTCGTACCGACAGGCATCGACGGCGTCACACAGCTGTTCGGCTTGAGGGAAAGTACCAACGAGCTCAGGATCATAGCGGGTTTCCCTTACGGCCTGGGCTATGCACTGTTGATGGTATGGGCGCTGCCATTCATATGGGCCCTGCTTGAGCTGATATGGGATATTGTCTCAAGAAAAGACGATAAGACTGTAAACGGCGTTGTTAAAAGACTAAAAGACATGGTCTGGCCCATTAAATAA
- a CDS encoding hydrogenase 3 maturation endopeptidase HyCI — protein MEDALADIKDVLKKRIGGLYKEKVVFVGVGNRMRGDDAIGPALIDMISDNVPHAIDAENVPENFTGRIKRIDPQAIVFIDAVHFGNFPAGYTKIVEISEAGGYGLTTHKFSLDMVMEYLKEETGADVFMIGVQPATISDTEGISPVIEDRLKAISRSISTIFNNDLSL, from the coding sequence ATGGAGGATGCTTTAGCGGACATAAAAGACGTTCTAAAAAAGCGTATAGGCGGCCTGTATAAAGAAAAAGTGGTCTTTGTAGGGGTCGGTAACAGGATGCGCGGGGACGATGCCATAGGCCCGGCGCTCATAGACATGATAAGCGATAATGTGCCGCACGCCATAGATGCGGAAAACGTACCGGAAAATTTTACGGGAAGGATAAAAAGGATCGATCCTCAGGCGATAGTTTTCATAGATGCCGTCCACTTCGGGAACTTTCCGGCGGGATATACAAAGATAGTGGAGATCAGCGAAGCAGGAGGCTACGGCCTGACGACGCACAAATTCTCGCTGGACATGGTAATGGAATATTTGAAAGAAGAGACGGGCGCGGACGTATTCATGATAGGAGTACAGCCGGCTACGATATCCGATACTGAGGGGATATCCCCGGTCATCGAAGATAGGTTAAAGGCTATTTCAAGATCGATCAGTACAATTTTTAATAATGATCTTTCTTTGTAG
- a CDS encoding AI-2E family transporter, protein MNGFLSRVYDTKWIIFGVALILLLLWIGWPFLDVFVYAIFVYYITRPIKKKLKPYIKSDSLRVLICMLVLVLPLILVISYTLLVGISELNRAVAGSGINSGMVSGPLANLSVTAYQIQSNLTLESLSLESIMNVTEQEWYKTLTGSVGSLAGIPQILLATGGTIADILFKLFLIFLVAFYLLRDDDRLISWIKKSFPNFMREHDNILPRFAKSVDRDLEVIFFGNILSIVFFAIVSAVTFSVLNMFAPDPTLQIPYSILMGILCGISALVPVVGMALVIVPLLLYIAITSLIAGTLLPNIVFFIIMIVVIFIFVETLPDFVLRPIMARGQVHTGLLMFAYILGPIVFGISGLFLGAIVLVLITRYFGMVVPQLSKDARREKGLPETDEDSIKDINE, encoded by the coding sequence GTGAACGGTTTCTTATCTAGGGTCTATGATACAAAGTGGATAATTTTCGGAGTGGCGCTAATATTGCTGCTGTTATGGATAGGCTGGCCATTCCTTGATGTTTTCGTATATGCCATATTCGTTTACTATATAACGAGGCCTATCAAGAAAAAGCTCAAGCCCTATATAAAAAGCGATTCGCTGCGTGTACTGATATGTATGCTGGTGCTGGTATTACCGCTGATATTGGTAATATCCTATACGCTCCTGGTGGGAATATCCGAGCTTAACAGGGCTGTGGCAGGCTCCGGTATCAACTCGGGCATGGTAAGCGGCCCCCTGGCTAACCTTAGCGTGACGGCTTATCAGATCCAGAGCAACCTAACCCTTGAATCCTTAAGCCTCGAGAGTATAATGAACGTTACCGAACAGGAATGGTATAAGACATTGACAGGGAGCGTGGGCTCTCTGGCCGGTATCCCGCAGATACTGCTTGCGACGGGAGGCACCATTGCCGACATACTATTCAAGCTGTTCCTGATATTCCTCGTGGCGTTCTATCTTCTCCGCGACGATGATCGTCTTATATCCTGGATCAAGAAGAGTTTCCCGAACTTCATGAGGGAGCATGATAATATCCTGCCCAGGTTCGCTAAATCCGTTGACAGGGACCTCGAAGTGATATTCTTCGGTAACATACTCAGTATAGTGTTCTTCGCGATAGTGTCCGCGGTGACCTTCAGCGTCCTGAACATGTTCGCTCCGGACCCGACGCTTCAAATACCCTATTCGATACTGATGGGCATACTTTGCGGAATATCGGCGCTCGTCCCGGTCGTAGGGATGGCTCTCGTGATAGTGCCGCTTCTTCTATATATCGCCATAACCTCGTTGATAGCGGGCACGCTACTGCCGAACATCGTGTTTTTCATAATAATGATAGTCGTGATCTTCATATTCGTCGAAACGCTGCCCGATTTCGTCCTGAGGCCTATCATGGCCCGCGGCCAGGTCCATACAGGCCTTTTGATGTTCGCATACATACTCGGCCCGATAGTGTTTGGCATATCCGGCTTATTCTTAGGCGCTATAGTGCTCGTACTGATCACCCGTTACTTCGGCATGGTCGTACCGCAGCTATCGAAGGACGCCCGTCGGGAGAAGGGCTTGCCAGAGACTGATGAAGACAGCATTAAAGATATAAATGAATAA
- a CDS encoding damage-control phosphatase ARMT1 family protein, protein MRSDPRCAPCLLNRVLYEAELSTTDKELKFMAIQGGIEFLRENFKPGTNAIQISTGIHRKAYSILGDEDPYREKKAESNRIAAAMIPTVREYISGAKPEDRFRKAVLASIIGNSFDFGVQGHKVETENFDGFFNELFENGLDVDDTDRILELARNGKVIYLCDNCGEIYFDELVLEQLKEANAHVTLVVRGGYILTDVTMEDVARMGLDKKVDIVMTTGSNAIGISLEEAPEELLEAMRGASVIISKGMANYEALSEEDFKPIAYLLRSKCEPVSQSLGVKKDMNVAKLYL, encoded by the coding sequence TCTGTACGAAGCCGAGCTTTCCACAACTGATAAAGAGCTAAAGTTTATGGCTATCCAGGGTGGCATTGAGTTCCTTCGGGAAAATTTCAAGCCCGGCACCAACGCTATCCAGATATCTACCGGCATACACAGAAAGGCTTACAGTATTTTAGGCGACGAGGACCCATACCGGGAAAAGAAAGCCGAGAGCAACAGGATCGCTGCGGCGATGATCCCTACTGTCAGAGAATATATCTCCGGCGCAAAGCCTGAGGATCGTTTCAGGAAGGCCGTGCTGGCGTCCATTATCGGGAACAGCTTTGACTTCGGAGTGCAGGGCCATAAGGTCGAGACGGAGAACTTTGACGGGTTCTTTAATGAACTCTTCGAGAACGGCCTGGACGTTGACGACACGGACAGGATCCTTGAGCTTGCCCGGAACGGTAAAGTGATATATCTCTGCGACAACTGCGGCGAGATCTATTTTGACGAGCTTGTCCTGGAGCAGCTAAAGGAAGCTAACGCACACGTTACCCTTGTGGTGAGGGGCGGATACATACTCACGGACGTTACGATGGAAGACGTCGCCAGGATGGGTCTTGACAAAAAGGTCGACATTGTGATGACCACCGGGTCCAACGCGATAGGGATAAGCCTGGAGGAGGCCCCCGAAGAGTTGCTTGAAGCCATGCGGGGCGCATCGGTAATAATAAGCAAAGGCATGGCGAACTACGAGGCACTGTCGGAAGAGGACTTTAAGCCTATCGCATACCTGCTAAGGTCTAAATGCGAGCCGGTATCCCAATCTCTGGGAGTTAAAAAAGATATGAACGTGGCTAAATTATACTTATAA
- a CDS encoding type II glyceraldehyde-3-phosphate dehydrogenase: protein MADKVKVAINGYGTIGKRVASAVMRQDDMALIGVAKTKPDYDAYVAAKNGIDIYPVDPAKAESKFKAAGIKIAGSNEDMIKKADIIVDCTPGGIGEQNKPLYEKLGKKAIFQGGEEHELAGTSFNAVCNYDEAIGKQFVRVVSCNTTGLARLIYALDKGFGVKKVRATMMRRGGDPNDVKRGPINAIVPDPVKLPSHHGPDLNTVLPNIKIDTVAVKLPTTLMHMHYVNMNLKVTPSRDEVVSTLKQYPRLWLIPSWMNIKSTADVMEFGRELGRPRNDMMENCIWEESVSVDDSGEVNLFQAIHQESDAIPENVDCIRAMMGIEKDAKKSMDKTDKTLGLGNFAPWIQKLP, encoded by the coding sequence ATGGCAGATAAAGTAAAAGTGGCCATTAATGGCTATGGCACAATTGGAAAAAGAGTCGCCTCCGCAGTGATGCGCCAGGATGATATGGCGCTCATCGGAGTCGCCAAGACTAAGCCTGATTATGATGCTTACGTAGCAGCGAAAAATGGCATCGACATCTATCCGGTCGACCCCGCGAAAGCCGAATCGAAGTTCAAGGCAGCCGGGATAAAGATAGCCGGATCCAACGAAGATATGATCAAAAAGGCCGACATAATAGTCGACTGTACCCCCGGGGGCATTGGCGAGCAAAATAAGCCATTATACGAAAAACTGGGAAAGAAAGCGATCTTCCAGGGCGGCGAAGAGCACGAGCTGGCAGGCACTTCTTTCAACGCGGTATGCAACTATGACGAAGCCATCGGCAAACAGTTCGTAAGGGTAGTATCCTGTAACACAACCGGTCTGGCAAGGCTCATTTACGCCCTTGACAAGGGATTCGGCGTAAAGAAAGTCCGGGCAACGATGATGAGGCGCGGCGGCGATCCAAATGACGTAAAGAGAGGACCTATAAACGCTATAGTGCCTGACCCCGTAAAGCTGCCTTCCCACCACGGACCGGACCTTAACACGGTGCTTCCGAACATAAAGATCGACACTGTCGCTGTAAAGCTACCGACGACACTTATGCACATGCACTATGTCAACATGAACCTGAAGGTCACTCCTTCAAGGGATGAAGTGGTATCGACGCTTAAGCAGTATCCGAGGCTGTGGCTGATCCCGTCCTGGATGAACATAAAATCGACGGCTGATGTCATGGAGTTCGGCAGGGAGCTGGGAAGGCCCAGGAACGACATGATGGAGAATTGCATATGGGAAGAATCCGTCTCTGTCGACGATTCCGGCGAGGTCAACCTTTTCCAGGCAATACACCAGGAATCCGATGCGATACCTGAGAACGTTGACTGTATCAGGGCTATGATGGGCATCGAGAAGGATGCTAAGAAGTCTATGGATAAGACGGACAAGACTTTAGGTCTTGGGAACTTTGCACCCTGGATACAGAAATTACCGTAG
- a CDS encoding DUF2085 domain-containing protein, which translates to MFRDFDKHLIRMASFLVRHWLLLINGIVLLFILPIVLAPVFMNTGNTFLTGIAEIIMAGYHATCHQMPERSLFIFGYSMAVCSRCFAIYVAFLIGGIAFYFVRDRLQPFNIIYYVLFCIPMALDGFTQLFGFRESTNLLRIITGVIFGLGSALYVFPYMQAIFKMEKEESERLKMELERHKPEQNESS; encoded by the coding sequence TTGTTCAGGGATTTCGATAAGCATCTTATAAGAATGGCTTCGTTCTTAGTCAGGCACTGGCTGCTACTCATCAATGGGATCGTGTTATTGTTCATACTGCCGATAGTGCTGGCACCTGTTTTCATGAATACCGGGAACACTTTCTTAACAGGCATTGCAGAGATAATAATGGCAGGCTATCATGCGACATGCCATCAGATGCCTGAAAGGTCGCTATTCATATTCGGCTATTCGATGGCCGTATGCTCCAGGTGCTTCGCCATCTATGTGGCATTCCTTATAGGGGGCATCGCCTTCTATTTCGTCAGGGACAGGCTTCAGCCTTTTAATATAATCTATTATGTGTTATTCTGCATCCCGATGGCACTTGACGGCTTCACGCAACTGTTCGGGTTCCGCGAGAGCACTAACCTTCTGAGGATCATCACCGGCGTGATTTTCGGATTGGGAAGCGCATTATATGTATTCCCCTACATGCAGGCGATATTCAAGATGGAAAAAGAGGAGAGCGAGCGCCTTAAGATGGAGCTCGAACGCCATAAGCCGGAACAAAACGAGTCCTCATGA
- the ilvE gene encoding branched-chain-amino-acid transaminase, which produces MTEQIYIDGKFYSKENARISVYDHGLLYGDGVFEGIRAYNGRVFRLDEHIDRMYDGARAICLVPPLSKEEFKEAILETLRRNDLKDAYIRPIFTRGVGDLGLDPRKCPKAGVIIIAVSWGAMYGDLYEKGLTGVTVSVRRNAPEALPTNIKSLNYLNNILAKIEANEKGGDEAIIFDIRGNISEGSGDNIFIIKNGRIRTPFVQYNLNGITRGAVFELAEKLGISLAEANLGYFDLYTADEVFVTGTAAEIAPMTRIDGRVIGDGKPGPVTKKLMTAYTELTRTTGTPIYK; this is translated from the coding sequence ATGACCGAACAAATCTACATCGATGGCAAGTTCTACTCAAAAGAGAACGCTAGGATATCGGTTTATGATCATGGATTATTATATGGTGACGGTGTCTTTGAGGGTATACGGGCATATAATGGCAGAGTATTCAGGCTGGACGAGCATATCGACAGGATGTACGATGGTGCGCGTGCCATATGCCTTGTGCCGCCATTGAGCAAGGAAGAGTTTAAAGAGGCTATACTGGAGACGTTGAGAAGGAACGATCTCAAGGACGCTTACATAAGGCCCATTTTTACCAGAGGCGTAGGCGACCTGGGCCTGGACCCGAGAAAATGCCCGAAGGCCGGAGTCATAATCATTGCAGTAAGCTGGGGAGCCATGTATGGCGACCTGTATGAAAAGGGACTGACAGGGGTCACCGTCAGCGTCAGGAGAAACGCTCCCGAGGCGCTACCGACCAATATTAAATCGCTTAATTACCTGAATAACATCCTGGCGAAGATAGAGGCGAATGAAAAAGGCGGCGACGAGGCCATCATATTCGACATCAGAGGAAATATATCCGAAGGTTCCGGAGATAACATATTCATCATAAAGAATGGCAGAATAAGGACACCGTTCGTACAGTACAACCTTAACGGCATTACCAGGGGAGCTGTGTTCGAACTCGCCGAGAAACTCGGCATATCCCTGGCTGAGGCTAACCTTGGCTACTTTGACCTGTATACGGCGGATGAAGTGTTCGTGACCGGCACTGCAGCGGAGATCGCTCCGATGACCAGGATCGACGGGCGCGTCATAGGCGACGGAAAGCCGGGCCCGGTAACAAAGAAGTTAATGACTGCCTATACGGAGCTTACCAGGACAACAGGTACTCCGATCTATAAGTGA
- a CDS encoding 5,10-methylenetetrahydromethanopterin reductase: MVSFGIEFVPNVPTKELIKYCKYAEQNAIDFLWITDHYNNRNVFAELALIAAETERIKLGPGITNAFTASPAVTASAICTIDEVSDGRATLGIGPGDLSTLPKIGIPMETPVARLTEAVSIISKLWAGEAVSTPDNKVFKFAGAQLAYKPKQKKIPIYIGAQGEKMLETAGAIGDGVLINASNPKDFQYAVPIVKKTAGDKKFDIAAYACFAIDKDSKKAKKAVLPVVAFIAAGSPVPVLQRHGLNLDAVNTIKAGLAKGDFKTAFGAVDDAMIEAFSIYGSPAELNEKIKNLVGMGVTQIVAGSPIGPDKNTSIRLVGKYVIE, encoded by the coding sequence ATGGTATCTTTCGGCATTGAGTTTGTTCCGAACGTTCCAACCAAGGAACTTATCAAGTACTGTAAGTACGCAGAACAGAACGCAATTGACTTTTTGTGGATAACTGACCACTATAACAACCGCAACGTATTCGCAGAGCTGGCCCTCATAGCAGCTGAGACAGAGAGGATAAAGCTCGGTCCGGGCATCACCAACGCATTTACCGCAAGCCCGGCAGTCACCGCATCCGCGATCTGCACGATCGACGAGGTATCCGACGGTAGGGCTACCCTCGGTATCGGCCCTGGTGACCTGAGCACACTCCCGAAGATCGGCATCCCGATGGAGACCCCGGTCGCAAGGCTTACTGAAGCCGTATCTATAATCAGCAAGCTCTGGGCAGGAGAGGCAGTAAGCACCCCGGACAACAAGGTATTCAAGTTCGCAGGCGCACAGCTCGCATACAAGCCCAAGCAGAAGAAGATCCCCATTTACATCGGCGCACAGGGCGAAAAGATGCTCGAGACCGCTGGTGCGATTGGTGACGGTGTATTGATCAACGCATCAAACCCGAAGGACTTCCAGTATGCAGTACCAATAGTCAAGAAGACCGCTGGCGACAAGAAATTCGACATTGCAGCATACGCTTGCTTCGCAATAGACAAGGACAGCAAGAAGGCAAAGAAGGCAGTTCTGCCGGTCGTCGCTTTCATCGCAGCAGGCTCCCCGGTACCCGTACTCCAGAGGCACGGCCTTAACCTTGACGCAGTCAACACCATCAAGGCAGGTCTCGCAAAGGGTGACTTCAAGACCGCGTTCGGCGCAGTAGACGACGCAATGATCGAGGCATTCTCGATATACGGAAGCCCGGCCGAGCTCAACGAGAAGATCAAGAACCTCGTCGGCATGGGTGTAACCCAGATAGTCGCAGGCTCACCGATCGGCCCGGACAAGAACACCAGCATACGCTTAGTTGGCAAATACGTTATCGAATAA
- a CDS encoding acylphosphatase, with the protein MKAIDVIVSGRVQGVGFRAFTRKNAVMLGVKGYVENQRDGTVHAVMEGNEHQVDKLLEVVKNGPMTSRVRDVKVKDIDKSGYTGFDVR; encoded by the coding sequence ATGAAGGCCATCGACGTCATAGTATCGGGAAGAGTGCAGGGAGTCGGCTTCCGTGCGTTTACCAGAAAGAACGCGGTGATGCTGGGAGTCAAAGGGTATGTCGAGAACCAGCGCGATGGCACAGTACATGCTGTAATGGAAGGTAATGAGCATCAGGTGGATAAGTTGCTCGAGGTCGTCAAGAACGGGCCCATGACGTCCCGGGTAAGGGATGTAAAGGTAAAGGACATAGACAAGTCAGGATATACTGGCTTTGATGTTCGCTGA